In Sphingomonas sp. R1, a single genomic region encodes these proteins:
- the hisF gene encoding imidazole glycerol phosphate synthase subunit HisF translates to MTVRARVIPCLDVANGRVVKGVNFVELRDAGDPVEQARAYDAAGADELCFLDITASHEARGTILDVVRRTAEVCFMPLTVGGGVRSVEDARALLLAGADKVAVNSAAVSRPEVVAEIADRMGSQCVVASVDARRTGDERWEVFTHGGRRATGIDAVEHALRLAELGAGELLVTSMDRDGTRDGYDLDLIRTIAGQVTVPVVASGGVGGLDDLVAGIRDGHASAVLAASIFHFGQATIAEAHAALAAAGIPVRG, encoded by the coding sequence ATGACCGTCCGCGCCCGCGTCATCCCCTGCCTCGACGTGGCGAACGGCCGCGTCGTCAAGGGCGTCAACTTCGTCGAGCTGCGCGACGCCGGCGATCCGGTCGAGCAGGCCCGCGCCTATGACGCGGCGGGCGCCGACGAGCTCTGCTTCCTCGACATCACCGCCAGCCACGAGGCGCGCGGCACGATCCTCGACGTGGTGCGCCGCACCGCCGAGGTGTGCTTCATGCCGCTCACCGTCGGCGGCGGGGTGCGCAGCGTCGAGGATGCCCGCGCGCTGCTGCTGGCCGGCGCGGACAAGGTCGCGGTGAACAGCGCCGCGGTGTCGCGGCCGGAAGTGGTCGCCGAGATCGCCGACCGGATGGGCAGCCAGTGCGTCGTCGCCTCGGTCGACGCACGGCGGACCGGCGACGAGCGGTGGGAGGTGTTCACCCATGGCGGCCGCCGCGCAACCGGCATCGACGCGGTGGAGCACGCACTGCGCCTCGCCGAACTGGGCGCGGGCGAGCTGCTCGTCACCTCGATGGACCGCGACGGCACCCGCGACGGCTATGACCTCGACCTGATCCGCACCATCGCGGGCCAGGTGACGGTGCCGGTGGTCGCCTCGGGCGGCGTCGGCGGGCTGGACGATCTGGTGGCAGGCATCCGCGACGGCCATGCCTCGGCGGTGCTGGCGGCGTCGATCTTCCACTTCGGCCAGGCGACCATCGCCGAGGCGCATGCCGCGCTGGCAGCGGCGGGGATTCCGGTGAGGGGGTAG
- a CDS encoding YbaN family protein: protein MVQERESGAGQGRLSRPLWLVLGLVFVGLGFIGALLPLMPTTIFLILAAGCFARSSPRLEAWLLDHPRFGPTLVAWREQGAIPRKGKAMACAGMALGYGLFAWGARPGPWLAVGVAAAILGCAWYVLSRPTAV from the coding sequence ATGGTGCAGGAACGCGAATCGGGGGCAGGGCAGGGGCGGCTCTCGCGACCCTTGTGGCTGGTGCTCGGATTGGTGTTCGTCGGCCTTGGCTTTATCGGCGCGCTGCTGCCGCTGATGCCGACGACGATCTTCCTGATCCTCGCCGCCGGCTGCTTCGCCCGCTCCTCGCCGCGGCTGGAGGCATGGCTGCTCGACCATCCGCGATTCGGCCCGACGCTGGTGGCGTGGCGCGAGCAGGGCGCGATCCCGCGCAAGGGCAAGGCGATGGCATGTGCGGGCATGGCGCTCGGCTACGGCCTGTTCGCCTGGGGCGCGCGGCCGGGGCCCTGGCTGGCGGTCGGGGTAGCGGCGGCGATTCTGGGGTGCGCCTGGTATGTGCTGAGCCGGCCTACGGCGGTGTAA
- a CDS encoding phosphoribosyl-ATP diphosphatase encodes MADLLDTLEQTIRDRRLGDPATSYVAKLTARGRAKIAQKLGEEATEAVIAAIQDDSDELVKESADLLFHLLVLLADMGLGLDDVRAELARREGVSGIAEKAARGA; translated from the coding sequence ATGGCCGACCTTCTCGACACGCTCGAACAGACCATCCGCGACCGCCGGCTGGGCGACCCCGCGACCAGCTATGTCGCCAAGCTCACCGCCCGCGGCCGCGCCAAGATCGCGCAGAAGCTGGGCGAGGAAGCCACCGAGGCGGTGATCGCCGCGATCCAGGACGATTCCGACGAGCTGGTGAAGGAATCGGCGGACCTGCTCTTCCACCTGCTCGTGCTGCTGGCGGACATGGGGCTCGGCCTCGACGACGTTCGCGCCGAGCTGGCGCGGCGCGAGGGCGTGTCCGGGATCGCCGAAAAGGCGGCGCGGGGGGCGTGA
- a CDS encoding HIT domain-containing protein: protein MPIDPTKPYDDQNVFAKILRGEIPAKKVYEDEHALAFHDIAPQAPHHILVIPTGAYVSWDDFSANAADAEIAGFVRAVGAVARAAGLVEPGYRLLANTGLDAGQEVPHLHVHIFAGQPLGPMLAR, encoded by the coding sequence ATGCCGATCGACCCGACCAAGCCCTATGACGACCAGAACGTCTTCGCGAAGATCCTGCGCGGCGAGATCCCGGCGAAGAAGGTCTATGAGGACGAGCACGCTCTCGCCTTCCACGACATCGCGCCCCAGGCGCCGCACCATATCCTGGTGATCCCCACCGGCGCCTATGTCAGCTGGGACGATTTCTCCGCCAATGCCGCCGATGCCGAAATCGCCGGCTTCGTCCGCGCGGTGGGCGCGGTGGCGCGCGCGGCGGGCCTGGTCGAGCCCGGCTACCGCCTGCTTGCCAATACCGGGCTGGATGCCGGCCAGGAAGTGCCGCATCTGCACGTCCATATCTTCGCGGGGCAGCCGCTCGGCCCGATGCTCGCGCGGTAA
- a CDS encoding amino acid permease: MIFGRVKPLDAILATAEKKSLHRSLGAFQLTMLGVGAVIGTGIFVLTAEAAQKAGPGMMISFIIAGLVCAFAALCYAEMAAMVPVSGSAYTYSYAVMGELVAWMVGWALILEYAVAAGAVSVGWSGYVIGLIEHTFHIDIPNSLVLGPFDGGLINLPAMAIAGLVTWLLVIGTKESATINAILVTIKVAALTLFIILAIPVMNNQQFSPFAPTGFVGISMAAASIFFAYVGFDAVSTAAEETKNPQRNMPIGLIGSLGLCTIFYILVAAGVIGAPGLSTQPVVGPTGATLDPGSAELTAQCAARAAQGFKDVVCSKEALAFTLREIGWPQIGNLIGLAAGLALPSVILMMMFGQTRIFFVMSRDGLLPAAFSKIHPKFNTPHVITILTGIAVALFAAFFPVGQLANISNSGTLFAFAAVSIAVLVIRRTDPGRHRPFRTPAVWVMAPLSILGCLYLFISLDHKSIILFLIWAAIGLLVYFGYSRSRSHVGRGIDDRDGPDAYEDLEPPVPGTR; this comes from the coding sequence ATGATATTCGGGCGCGTAAAGCCTCTCGATGCCATTCTCGCTACAGCCGAAAAGAAATCGCTCCATCGCTCGCTCGGCGCCTTCCAGCTGACCATGCTGGGCGTGGGCGCGGTAATCGGCACCGGCATCTTCGTGCTGACCGCAGAAGCGGCGCAGAAGGCCGGGCCGGGCATGATGATCTCGTTCATCATCGCCGGATTGGTCTGCGCCTTCGCGGCGCTTTGCTATGCCGAGATGGCGGCGATGGTGCCGGTCTCGGGCTCTGCCTACACCTATAGCTACGCGGTGATGGGCGAGCTGGTCGCCTGGATGGTCGGCTGGGCGCTGATCCTCGAATATGCCGTCGCGGCGGGGGCCGTCTCGGTCGGCTGGTCCGGCTATGTGATCGGCTTGATCGAGCATACGTTCCATATCGACATACCGAACAGCCTGGTGCTCGGGCCCTTCGACGGCGGCTTGATCAACCTGCCGGCGATGGCGATCGCGGGCCTGGTCACCTGGCTGCTGGTGATCGGCACCAAGGAAAGCGCCACGATCAACGCGATCTTGGTGACGATCAAGGTCGCTGCGCTTACCCTGTTCATCATCCTGGCGATCCCGGTGATGAACAACCAGCAATTCTCGCCCTTCGCGCCAACCGGCTTCGTCGGCATCTCGATGGCGGCGGCGTCGATCTTCTTCGCCTATGTCGGTTTCGACGCGGTCTCGACCGCGGCGGAGGAAACCAAGAACCCGCAACGCAACATGCCGATCGGCCTGATCGGCTCACTCGGCCTGTGCACCATCTTCTACATCCTCGTCGCCGCTGGCGTGATCGGTGCGCCGGGCCTCAGCACCCAGCCGGTGGTCGGCCCGACAGGCGCGACCCTCGACCCAGGCAGCGCCGAACTGACCGCGCAGTGTGCCGCGCGCGCCGCGCAGGGCTTCAAGGACGTGGTGTGCTCGAAGGAGGCACTGGCCTTCACGCTGCGCGAAATCGGCTGGCCGCAGATCGGCAACCTGATCGGCCTCGCCGCCGGCCTGGCCCTTCCCTCGGTCATCCTGATGATGATGTTCGGCCAGACCCGCATCTTCTTCGTGATGAGCCGCGACGGCCTGCTCCCGGCCGCCTTCTCGAAGATCCACCCGAAGTTCAACACGCCGCACGTCATCACCATCCTGACCGGCATCGCGGTGGCGCTGTTCGCGGCGTTCTTCCCGGTGGGCCAGCTCGCCAACATCTCCAACTCGGGCACGCTGTTCGCCTTCGCCGCCGTCTCGATCGCGGTGCTGGTGATCCGTCGCACCGATCCGGGCCGCCACCGGCCGTTCCGCACGCCCGCCGTGTGGGTGATGGCGCCGCTGTCGATCCTAGGCTGCCTCTACCTGTTCATCAGCCTCGATCATAAGAGCATCATCCTCTTTCTGATCTGGGCAGCGATCGGCCTGCTGGTCTATTTCGGCTATAGCCGCTCGCGCAGCCATGTCGGCCGCGGGATCGACGATCGGGATGGCCCGGATGCCTATGAGGATCTGGAGCCGCCGGTGCCGGGCACCCGCTGA
- a CDS encoding adenosine kinase has protein sequence MTNPSYDVVAIGNAIVDILAQADDAFIESIGVPKGSMQLMFSPEEADALYAKMGPGREVSGGSAANTVAGIAALGGKAAFIGQVADDQLGAVFAHDIRAAGVHFDTAVRPGQPTTARCLIFVTPDGQRTMNTFLGASQFLPAAALDEAMIANGAILYLEGYLWDPEEPRAAMRKAIEIARAAGRKVAFTLSDVFCISRHGDDFRKLIADGLIDILFANEAELLALCGHDEFEAAVQHIHGKVPLLVVTRSEKGAIALQGDERVEVSAEPISALVDTTGAGDMFAAGFLHGQAQGKGLQESLQLGAICAAEIIQHYGARAEKDLKALAAAKIG, from the coding sequence TTGACCAACCCCAGCTACGACGTGGTCGCGATCGGCAACGCCATCGTCGACATTCTCGCCCAGGCCGACGACGCCTTCATCGAATCGATCGGCGTGCCCAAGGGCTCGATGCAGCTGATGTTCTCGCCCGAAGAGGCCGATGCGCTCTACGCCAAGATGGGCCCGGGTCGCGAGGTTTCCGGGGGTTCGGCGGCGAATACCGTAGCAGGCATCGCGGCACTGGGCGGCAAGGCCGCGTTCATCGGCCAGGTGGCCGATGACCAGCTCGGCGCCGTGTTCGCGCACGACATCCGCGCCGCGGGCGTGCATTTCGACACCGCGGTCCGCCCCGGCCAGCCGACCACCGCGCGCTGCCTGATCTTCGTGACGCCGGACGGCCAGCGCACGATGAACACCTTCCTCGGCGCCTCGCAGTTCCTGCCCGCCGCCGCGCTGGACGAGGCGATGATCGCAAACGGCGCGATCCTCTATCTCGAAGGCTATCTGTGGGATCCGGAAGAGCCGCGCGCCGCGATGCGCAAGGCGATCGAGATCGCCCGCGCCGCCGGCCGCAAGGTTGCCTTCACCTTGTCGGACGTGTTCTGCATCTCGCGCCACGGCGACGATTTCCGCAAGCTGATCGCCGACGGCCTGATCGACATCCTGTTCGCCAACGAGGCCGAACTGCTCGCGCTGTGCGGGCATGACGAGTTCGAAGCGGCGGTGCAGCACATCCATGGCAAGGTGCCGCTACTCGTCGTCACGCGCAGCGAGAAGGGTGCGATCGCCCTGCAGGGCGACGAGCGGGTGGAAGTCTCCGCCGAGCCGATCAGTGCGCTGGTCGATACCACGGGCGCTGGCGACATGTTCGCCGCCGGCTTCCTGCACGGCCAGGCGCAGGGCAAGGGGCTGCAGGAATCGCTCCAGCTCGGCGCGATCTGCGCGGCCGAGATCATCCAGCATTATGGCGCCCGCGCCGAGAAGGACCTGAAGGCGCTCGCCGCCGCCAAGATCGGCTGA